A portion of the Collinsella aerofaciens genome contains these proteins:
- a CDS encoding diguanylate cyclase domain-containing protein — protein sequence MNESYRLGEQSIIAYLQRLANGVSTAELDVSALPAELRAVGEQLQKTHAILQQERQLLECNAYIDQLTNLGNRGGLDRHVEQLWRKGDPFTCAYIDIDHLKHCNDRFGHAEGNRYILGICRALTEAMEHDEVLFRIGGDEFVLVSPTTGEAELEQRLERTRTNLVEATSDGKAPMIASFSFGCSRVNPLAGDTRRQMTMDADRKMYRYKLMHRVQQPKDNDAPPHPIAEQLPCNDRVFQAISMSSETRYPFILNLDTGESQWSINAVRDFDLPSQHPYNSLDMWLARVHPEDRDNVRAELDMVINGTWHFHYMQYRVMDATGAYALCDCTGYRLDGTDTEPNMYVGIIINRSLADTTDSVTGLGDIHALVNAIGEMRRVARKAGLVAIKIDDIAKVNARFGFDAGDRVLAESAACLMDCSRGKGRLFRSTGPMFVALFDDLDPEETDAIAEEIERFLGSPVLFGSFEYQPPIRVATLHLDAVDRQPVSILNELKALLEEAPQVPGTKLD from the coding sequence ATGAACGAGTCATACCGCTTGGGCGAGCAATCGATTATTGCCTATCTTCAGCGACTTGCGAATGGCGTCTCGACCGCCGAACTCGATGTTTCCGCGCTGCCTGCTGAGCTACGCGCCGTTGGTGAGCAACTGCAAAAGACGCATGCCATCCTGCAACAAGAGCGCCAGCTGCTTGAGTGCAACGCCTATATCGATCAGCTCACCAACTTGGGCAACCGCGGCGGACTCGACCGTCACGTCGAGCAGCTCTGGCGCAAAGGCGACCCCTTCACCTGCGCCTATATTGACATCGACCATCTCAAGCATTGCAATGATAGGTTCGGCCACGCCGAAGGCAATCGCTATATTCTGGGCATCTGCCGCGCGCTCACCGAGGCAATGGAGCACGATGAAGTGCTGTTCCGTATCGGTGGAGATGAATTTGTACTCGTGTCCCCCACGACAGGCGAAGCCGAACTCGAGCAGCGCTTGGAGCGGACACGCACCAATCTTGTCGAGGCAACATCAGACGGCAAGGCGCCCATGATCGCTAGCTTTAGCTTTGGCTGCTCGCGCGTCAATCCACTTGCCGGCGACACGCGTCGCCAGATGACGATGGATGCCGATCGCAAGATGTATCGCTATAAGCTTATGCATCGCGTGCAGCAACCGAAAGACAATGACGCGCCGCCACACCCAATTGCCGAGCAGCTTCCGTGCAACGACCGCGTATTCCAAGCGATCTCTATGAGCTCCGAGACGCGCTATCCGTTTATCCTTAACCTCGATACCGGCGAATCGCAATGGTCGATTAATGCCGTGCGCGATTTCGACCTACCCTCCCAGCATCCCTACAACTCACTCGATATGTGGCTTGCTCGCGTCCACCCCGAGGACCGCGACAACGTACGCGCCGAGCTCGACATGGTGATAAACGGCACATGGCACTTCCACTACATGCAGTACCGCGTTATGGATGCTACCGGAGCGTACGCGCTTTGCGACTGCACGGGCTACCGCTTGGACGGCACCGATACCGAGCCTAACATGTACGTGGGCATTATCATCAACCGAAGCCTGGCAGATACGACCGATTCCGTGACCGGCCTGGGCGATATTCACGCCCTGGTCAACGCCATTGGCGAAATGCGTCGCGTGGCGCGCAAGGCAGGCCTGGTCGCCATCAAAATCGACGACATCGCCAAGGTCAATGCCCGCTTTGGCTTTGATGCGGGCGACCGCGTTTTGGCAGAAAGTGCCGCCTGCCTCATGGACTGTTCGCGCGGCAAGGGCCGTCTGTTCCGCTCGACCGGACCGATGTTCGTGGCGCTTTTCGATGACCTTGATCCCGAAGAGACCGACGCGATCGCAGAAGAAATCGAGCGGTTCTTGGGGTCGCCCGTACTCTTTGGCTCATTTGAATATCAGCCGCCCATTCGTGTGGCCACACTTCATCTAGATGCCGTCGACCGACAGCCCGTTTCCATTTTGAACGAGCTCAAAGCGCTACTTGAAGAGGCACCACAAGTACCGGGCACCAAGCTGGACTAG
- a CDS encoding EAL domain-containing protein, protein MDTVSNYTETLEKTVRDLLERQDDLIRTAFTDQLTGLGNRGGFTRSLEEIWEQELPVTMAFIDIDNLKHCNDVFGHDEGNRYILQVSLYLKLYMKVDEAAFRIGGDEFAILSTIATEDDLAERLEHCRTVLLKNNDSEMPHSFSYGVSHADPALGEVSNRMTLDADHRMYDYKLRHAMHLDRRNIAQVHTDDFEISDRVFDAFSMLNEGRYCFIENLDKHRTLWSQGALRDLGLPSEHVDNCHDYWKTRVHPDDLEAYINDIDQIYNGSKHRRVMQYRMRNAAGDYVLCRARGFRIDGDGNTPSLYVGELVNHSLAETVDAATGLGTQRMLINAIDACRRDRCETGLIAVRVCGTAKFNELYGAEAVDNMLAEYAGRMLSITRGRSRVFRSRNAQFVVLSNDLDHEAFEQLTHHLKEAVFAPVRIANDTITPVCLVVPAFYERLINQATAVLGELDRRLRAAGGLAPNDSLPIPEIERKSAVAERIDTLTGLYRPSEFMRRANAFLRTGRDGAWCIATVDMGHMRLFNEWHGQAEGDRVLADVGTVLKDIENAEMGVAGYWGQDDFCILIPFEHDTVHQIYNRVRAAVAKHDDGVGFWPSMGVCPIDPNEEITIDAQAKAMFTNRRAKNDFKERVAIFRPEEYERETAFHRTLTEFQYAFSNGRITYYLQPQVDMETGEIVGAEALTRWIGKDGSLISPVTFIPALEESGFVVTLDKYIWQGVASWLRERIDRGLRVVPISLNVSRVDILACDVAEHMGALAAQYNLPPELMRIEITETAYTGESEAVDKLTADLHTRGFSTYMDDFGTGQSTLAMLKNVNVDVIKLDRTFVPADGDQGRSAQIITSMLDMAQSLHLPVVVEGVETNEQANMLRQMGARYAQGFLYYRPMPANDFETLLDGGNNN, encoded by the coding sequence ATGGACACCGTCAGCAATTACACCGAAACGCTCGAAAAGACCGTCCGTGACCTTCTCGAGCGTCAGGATGATCTGATTAGGACGGCCTTTACCGACCAGCTCACCGGACTTGGCAACCGCGGCGGCTTTACCCGTTCCCTAGAAGAAATCTGGGAGCAGGAACTGCCCGTGACCATGGCGTTTATCGACATCGATAACCTTAAGCACTGCAACGACGTCTTCGGGCATGACGAGGGCAACCGCTATATCTTGCAGGTAAGCCTCTATCTCAAGCTGTATATGAAGGTGGACGAGGCGGCGTTTCGCATAGGCGGCGACGAGTTTGCCATCCTGTCTACGATTGCGACCGAGGACGACCTCGCCGAGCGCCTGGAACACTGCCGAACGGTCCTACTCAAAAACAACGATTCCGAGATGCCTCACTCGTTTAGCTACGGAGTGTCGCACGCCGACCCCGCCCTGGGTGAAGTCTCCAATCGCATGACACTCGATGCCGACCATCGCATGTACGACTACAAGCTACGCCATGCCATGCATCTTGATCGACGCAATATCGCGCAAGTCCACACCGACGACTTCGAAATAAGCGATCGCGTTTTTGACGCCTTTTCGATGCTCAACGAAGGCCGTTATTGCTTTATCGAGAACTTGGACAAACATCGCACCCTTTGGTCACAAGGTGCCCTGCGCGATCTCGGTCTTCCTTCTGAGCATGTAGACAACTGCCACGATTACTGGAAAACGCGCGTCCACCCCGATGACCTTGAGGCCTACATCAACGACATCGACCAAATCTATAATGGCTCCAAACACCGCCGCGTCATGCAGTACCGCATGCGCAATGCCGCGGGCGACTACGTCCTCTGCCGCGCTCGCGGGTTTCGCATCGACGGTGACGGAAATACCCCCTCGCTCTATGTCGGCGAACTTGTTAACCACTCACTCGCCGAGACCGTCGACGCCGCCACGGGCCTCGGAACGCAGCGTATGCTGATCAACGCTATCGATGCCTGCCGTCGCGACCGTTGCGAGACGGGGCTTATAGCGGTCCGCGTTTGTGGCACGGCAAAGTTCAACGAGCTCTACGGGGCCGAGGCTGTCGACAACATGCTCGCCGAATACGCAGGTCGCATGTTATCGATCACCCGCGGCAGAAGTCGCGTCTTCCGCTCGCGAAACGCCCAGTTCGTCGTGCTCAGCAACGATCTGGACCACGAGGCATTCGAGCAACTGACCCATCATCTTAAAGAGGCCGTTTTCGCTCCTGTTCGAATCGCGAACGACACCATTACCCCCGTCTGTCTTGTCGTCCCGGCCTTTTACGAGCGCTTAATCAATCAAGCGACCGCTGTTTTAGGCGAACTCGACCGTCGTCTTCGCGCCGCCGGCGGGCTTGCCCCCAACGACAGCCTCCCCATACCCGAGATTGAGCGTAAAAGCGCCGTCGCCGAACGCATCGATACGCTCACGGGCCTCTATCGACCCAGCGAGTTTATGCGGCGTGCCAACGCATTTCTGAGGACAGGGCGCGACGGCGCTTGGTGTATCGCCACCGTCGACATGGGTCATATGCGACTGTTTAACGAATGGCACGGACAGGCCGAGGGCGACCGCGTGCTCGCCGATGTGGGCACGGTCCTCAAAGACATCGAGAATGCCGAGATGGGCGTCGCAGGATACTGGGGCCAAGACGACTTTTGCATTCTCATCCCCTTTGAGCACGACACCGTCCATCAAATCTATAACCGCGTTCGCGCCGCCGTGGCCAAGCATGATGACGGCGTGGGTTTCTGGCCGTCCATGGGCGTTTGCCCCATCGATCCCAACGAGGAAATCACCATCGACGCGCAGGCCAAGGCCATGTTTACCAATCGGCGCGCAAAAAACGACTTTAAGGAGCGCGTCGCCATTTTCCGCCCCGAGGAGTACGAGCGCGAAACCGCGTTCCACCGCACGCTGACCGAATTCCAGTATGCGTTCTCAAACGGCCGCATTACCTACTACCTGCAGCCCCAGGTCGACATGGAAACTGGCGAGATCGTTGGCGCCGAGGCGCTCACGCGCTGGATTGGCAAGGACGGTTCCCTCATTTCGCCTGTAACGTTTATCCCCGCACTCGAGGAAAGCGGCTTTGTAGTGACGCTCGACAAGTACATTTGGCAGGGCGTCGCCTCGTGGCTGCGCGAGCGCATCGACCGGGGGCTTCGCGTGGTTCCGATCTCGCTCAATGTGTCGCGCGTGGATATCCTTGCCTGCGACGTTGCCGAACATATGGGAGCACTTGCCGCCCAATACAACCTACCGCCCGAACTCATGCGCATCGAGATCACCGAGACAGCCTATACGGGAGAATCCGAGGCCGTGGATAAACTGACTGCCGACCTGCACACCCGCGGCTTCTCAACCTATATGGACGACTTTGGCACCGGCCAGTCCACGCTCGCGATGCTCAAGAACGTCAACGTCGACGTTATCAAGCTTGACCGCACGTTTGTTCCCGCCGACGGAGATCAAGGCCGCAGCGCGCAAATCATTACATCAATGCTCGATATGGCGCAGTCGCTCCATCTGCCCGTCGTGGTCGAAGGCGTCGAGACAAATGAGCAGGCGAACATGCTACGACAGATGGGCGCCCGCTACGCTCAGGGCTTCCTCTACTACCGCCCCATGCCGGCGAATGATTTTGAGACATTGCTCGATGGTGGCAATAACAACTGA
- a CDS encoding patatin family protein, translating to MAQPDTTRTVGLALEGGGYRGMYTAGVLDVWMEHGLTCDHMVGVSAGAAFGYNFKSRQIGRAIRYNKAYCADKRYASVTSWLRTGDMFNADFAYHEVPIERDPIDLEAYRACPMRFTCVCTDIETGKAVYHDLPYGDERDIEWIRASSAIPVATRPVAIGGHKYLDGGVADSIPSAWLFAQGYDRNIVVLTQPAGFVKQPNSVMPMLRRVFRHYPEFVAALEHRHEVYNATLDDLARREAAGEVFVVRPSESVKVPSLCREPDELERIYQVGRHDAEATLPALEAYLAE from the coding sequence ATGGCACAGCCGGATACGACGCGCACGGTGGGGCTTGCGCTCGAGGGAGGCGGCTACCGCGGTATGTATACGGCGGGCGTGCTCGACGTTTGGATGGAGCACGGTTTGACCTGCGACCATATGGTGGGTGTCTCGGCGGGCGCGGCGTTTGGCTACAACTTTAAATCGCGGCAGATTGGGCGCGCCATTCGCTACAACAAGGCCTATTGTGCCGACAAGCGCTATGCGAGCGTGACAAGCTGGCTGCGAACCGGTGACATGTTCAATGCCGATTTTGCCTATCATGAGGTGCCTATCGAGCGCGATCCCATCGACTTGGAAGCGTATCGCGCCTGCCCCATGCGATTTACGTGCGTGTGTACCGATATCGAGACGGGCAAGGCTGTCTATCACGATTTGCCGTATGGCGACGAGCGCGATATCGAGTGGATCCGGGCGTCGTCTGCTATTCCTGTGGCGACGCGTCCCGTTGCTATTGGCGGGCATAAGTATCTGGATGGTGGCGTGGCTGATTCTATCCCCAGCGCATGGCTGTTTGCGCAGGGGTATGACCGCAATATCGTGGTGCTCACGCAGCCGGCGGGCTTTGTGAAGCAGCCTAACAGCGTGATGCCCATGCTGCGGCGCGTGTTCCGTCACTACCCGGAGTTTGTTGCAGCGCTTGAGCATCGGCATGAGGTCTACAATGCCACGCTCGATGACCTGGCACGTCGCGAGGCTGCCGGCGAGGTCTTTGTGGTGCGGCCGAGCGAGTCGGTGAAGGTGCCGTCGCTGTGCCGCGAACCGGATGAGCTCGAGCGCATCTACCAGGTCGGCCGCCACGATGCGGAGGCGACCTTGCCCGCGCTGGAAGCGTATCTGGCGGAGTAA
- a CDS encoding thiamine phosphate synthase — MNIRDNLDISAYLVLGPENTLGRPVGDVVAQALDAGFTCIQVRSKVASAREIIALTDDAAQAIAKAGKTGQVALLIDDRLDCVLAAREQGIAVDGVHVGQSDIPVEVCRKLLGPDAIVGLSARCEEMLEYVKTADMSLVDYLGIGPLHETETKRDCGRAADGSIITKSFEDLAALHAASPVPIVVGGGVKTADLPQLKATGVDGFFVVSAVCSADDPHAAAKELVDTWQQA; from the coding sequence ATGAACATCCGCGACAACCTTGATATCTCGGCCTATCTGGTACTCGGCCCCGAAAACACGCTGGGACGTCCCGTGGGCGATGTGGTGGCCCAGGCACTCGACGCCGGCTTTACCTGCATCCAGGTGCGCTCCAAGGTGGCAAGTGCCCGCGAGATCATCGCGCTGACGGACGATGCCGCGCAGGCTATCGCAAAGGCTGGCAAAACCGGTCAGGTCGCCTTGCTAATCGATGACCGTCTGGACTGTGTGCTTGCCGCGCGCGAGCAGGGTATTGCCGTCGACGGCGTGCACGTGGGTCAGAGCGATATTCCCGTCGAGGTCTGTCGCAAGCTGCTGGGCCCCGATGCCATCGTGGGTCTTTCGGCCCGTTGCGAGGAAATGCTCGAGTACGTCAAGACCGCCGACATGAGCCTGGTCGATTACCTGGGCATCGGCCCACTCCACGAGACCGAGACCAAGCGCGATTGCGGACGCGCGGCCGACGGCTCCATCATCACCAAGAGCTTTGAGGACCTGGCCGCACTCCACGCGGCAAGCCCCGTACCCATCGTGGTGGGCGGCGGCGTCAAGACGGCCGACCTGCCGCAGCTCAAGGCAACCGGCGTCGATGGCTTCTTTGTGGTGAGCGCCGTCTGCAGTGCCGACGACCCCCACGCCGCAGCTAAGGAGCTCGTCGACACCTGGCAGCAGGCATAG
- a CDS encoding MTH1187 family thiamine-binding protein: MSEPATNAGMNTLVAVAIAPCGTGDELSAEVAEVVRVIRESGLPNRTTSMFTEIEGDWDEVMQVVRDATFVLASKGIRTEVVLKADIRPGFTDTMTGKIERMEAQIKKQEEAR, translated from the coding sequence ATGTCCGAGCCCGCAACCAATGCCGGCATGAACACACTCGTCGCCGTGGCCATCGCCCCGTGCGGCACCGGCGATGAGCTGTCCGCCGAGGTCGCCGAGGTCGTGCGCGTCATTCGCGAGAGCGGCCTTCCCAACCGCACCACCTCGATGTTCACAGAGATCGAGGGCGACTGGGACGAGGTCATGCAGGTCGTGCGCGACGCGACCTTTGTGTTGGCGAGCAAGGGCATCCGCACCGAAGTCGTGCTCAAAGCCGATATTCGGCCCGGATTTACCGACACCATGACCGGCAAAATCGAGCGCATGGAAGCACAGATCAAGAAACAGGAGGAAGCACGATGA
- the thiM gene encoding hydroxyethylthiazole kinase, which produces MIDSEQLKQNVVKAVEEIRATNPMAGSITNTVTIDFVANAQLAVGGSAAMVYLPDEGEALVAGGGAIYLNMGTLFPIYEQTIPRAAKAAHDAGKPWVLDPVGLGIGSLRTQLVNELKQYKPAIVRGNASEIIALAGLWGLEGEAADLSRVRGVDTTDTVDAARDAAVALARYTGGAVVVSGEVDLITDGTTVAKSHGGSPLMSKITGCGCSQGGVLAVYACAADPFTAAICGTAVYNVAGTRAAAVADAPASFKVAFIDELYRAAAQDIADNQLELEEA; this is translated from the coding sequence GTGATTGATTCGGAACAGCTTAAGCAAAACGTGGTCAAGGCCGTGGAGGAGATTCGCGCCACCAATCCGATGGCCGGTTCCATCACCAACACGGTGACGATCGACTTTGTCGCCAACGCACAGCTCGCCGTGGGCGGATCGGCCGCCATGGTCTATCTGCCCGACGAGGGCGAGGCACTCGTTGCCGGCGGAGGTGCCATCTATCTCAACATGGGCACGCTCTTCCCCATCTACGAGCAGACGATTCCCCGCGCGGCCAAGGCGGCACACGACGCCGGCAAGCCCTGGGTGCTCGACCCGGTGGGCCTGGGCATCGGCAGCCTGCGCACCCAGCTGGTAAACGAGCTCAAGCAGTACAAGCCCGCCATCGTGCGCGGCAACGCCTCCGAGATCATCGCGCTTGCCGGCCTGTGGGGTCTTGAGGGCGAGGCAGCCGATCTGAGCCGCGTGCGCGGTGTCGATACCACCGACACGGTCGATGCCGCCCGCGATGCCGCCGTGGCGCTCGCCCGCTACACTGGCGGCGCCGTAGTGGTCTCGGGCGAAGTCGACCTAATCACCGACGGCACAACCGTGGCCAAGTCCCACGGCGGCAGCCCGCTCATGTCAAAGATCACCGGTTGTGGCTGCTCGCAGGGCGGCGTGCTGGCTGTGTACGCCTGCGCTGCCGATCCGTTTACGGCAGCCATCTGTGGCACCGCCGTCTACAACGTTGCCGGCACGCGTGCCGCCGCTGTCGCCGATGCCCCGGCAAGCTTTAAGGTCGCCTTTATCGATGAGCTCTACCGCGCGGCCGCCCAAGACATCGCCGATAACCAACTCGAGCTCGAGGAGGCATAA
- a CDS encoding HAD-IIB family hydrolase: MIKLVLTDMDDTLIPAGHDGASDCAIEGIHAMQAAGLHFGPVSGRQPSAMSWMFRNRSECFSTGAFCNGQVMFVDGEAVASRATDNDALMRLADYLEQETDDTYLKVYRLGDDFWDNDAYCVTSDPERVRRAMESGGNAWLKGEEAPCRPVVDDAPVYKANIWSARSREELAELRERVAAEVPELSLVFPNNRVCLFDVLPTGWDKGCAALELARALGLTPDEVAVFGDSDNDLPMIDAVPNSVAVANANEAVTAAARWHIGAAADDAVAGALHQIAACAATGEMPSFMRQMDATGFDVTNV, encoded by the coding sequence ATGATCAAACTTGTGCTGACCGATATGGACGATACGCTGATTCCTGCTGGACACGATGGCGCCAGCGACTGCGCCATCGAGGGCATTCATGCCATGCAGGCGGCGGGCCTGCATTTTGGCCCGGTTTCGGGTCGCCAGCCGTCCGCGATGAGCTGGATGTTCCGCAATCGCTCCGAGTGCTTCTCGACCGGTGCGTTTTGCAACGGCCAGGTGATGTTTGTCGATGGCGAGGCGGTTGCCTCGCGCGCAACTGATAACGATGCCCTTATGCGCCTGGCCGACTACCTGGAGCAAGAGACCGACGATACCTATTTGAAGGTCTACCGTCTGGGTGATGACTTTTGGGACAACGACGCCTATTGCGTGACAAGCGATCCCGAGCGTGTGCGTCGCGCCATGGAGTCAGGCGGCAACGCGTGGCTCAAGGGCGAAGAGGCTCCCTGTCGCCCTGTCGTTGACGATGCCCCGGTATACAAGGCGAATATCTGGAGTGCCCGTTCGCGCGAGGAGCTCGCCGAGCTGCGCGAGCGTGTTGCCGCCGAGGTGCCGGAGCTCTCGCTCGTGTTTCCCAACAACCGCGTGTGCCTGTTCGACGTTCTTCCGACCGGCTGGGACAAGGGCTGTGCTGCGCTGGAGCTGGCGCGCGCTTTGGGCCTGACGCCCGACGAGGTGGCCGTATTCGGCGATTCCGATAACGATTTGCCCATGATCGATGCCGTTCCCAATTCCGTTGCAGTCGCCAATGCCAACGAGGCCGTCACGGCTGCCGCGCGCTGGCATATCGGCGCTGCGGCAGATGATGCGGTTGCCGGGGCTCTGCATCAGATTGCCGCCTGCGCCGCGACGGGGGAGATGCCGTCGTTTATGCGTCAGATGGACGCGACGGGTTTCGACGTCACGAACGTCTAG
- a CDS encoding LysR family transcriptional regulator, translating to MKLQQLRYVVKVAECGSITEASRRLFVSQPSITASIRDLENEMGVHIFERTNKGVIVSEEGETFLGYARQVLDQADLLEGKYKGTSEQVPHFSVSCQHYSFAVNAFVDVIREFDAARYDFTLREEQTHEIIEDVAHMKSELGILYLSEHNREVIERMLAANELVFEGLFCATPHVFVCADHPLAGRSSVTLEDLEDYPFLSYEQGSYNSFYYSEELTSTFERRKNIRVRDRATLFNLAMGLNGYTVCSGVISHELNGPGIISIPLDVDEYMEIGIITRKNTTLTRYGQAYIDAIRQHI from the coding sequence ATGAAGCTCCAGCAGCTCAGATATGTCGTCAAAGTTGCCGAATGCGGCAGCATCACCGAGGCCTCGCGCCGGCTCTTTGTGTCGCAGCCTTCGATTACCGCGTCAATTCGCGATCTCGAAAACGAGATGGGTGTACACATCTTTGAGCGCACCAACAAGGGCGTCATTGTGTCCGAGGAAGGCGAGACCTTCTTGGGCTACGCGCGCCAGGTGCTCGACCAGGCCGACCTGCTCGAGGGCAAGTACAAGGGCACATCCGAGCAGGTGCCGCACTTTAGCGTGAGCTGCCAGCATTATTCCTTTGCCGTTAACGCGTTTGTTGACGTGATCCGCGAGTTCGATGCCGCGCGTTACGACTTCACCCTGCGCGAGGAGCAGACTCACGAGATTATCGAGGATGTCGCGCATATGAAAAGCGAACTGGGCATCCTGTACTTATCCGAGCATAACCGCGAGGTTATCGAGCGCATGCTTGCCGCCAACGAGCTCGTATTCGAGGGGCTCTTCTGCGCCACGCCGCATGTCTTCGTGTGCGCAGACCATCCACTGGCGGGTCGCTCGAGTGTGACGCTCGAGGACTTGGAAGACTACCCGTTCCTGTCCTATGAGCAGGGCAGCTACAACTCGTTTTACTATTCCGAGGAGCTGACCTCGACCTTTGAGCGCCGCAAGAATATCCGCGTGCGCGACCGTGCGACGCTGTTCAACCTAGCTATGGGCCTTAACGGTTACACGGTGTGTTCGGGCGTGATCAGCCATGAACTTAACGGCCCCGGTATTATCTCGATTCCGCTCGATGTAGACGAGTACATGGAGATTGGCATCATCACGCGCAAGAACACGACGCTCACGCGCTATGGACAGGCCTATATCGACGCGATCCGTCAGCACATCTAG
- a CDS encoding 5-methyltetrahydropteroyltriglutamate--homocysteine S-methyltransferase, translating to MSTLIQPSAPFRADIVGSFLRPQAVKDARAAYAAGTLDAAGLKAVEDEAICDLVAKQKAAGLQVITDGEYRRSYWHLDFMWGLNGIERRTSRTGYMFHDEETTADTAVVTGPISGENHPFVEHFKFVKALEGEGQVARQTIPAPIQTFSEVTLDRCDGQQESLRAVYKTDEELADAIAAAYRTVIADLYAAGCRNIQFDDCTWGIYCDTDFVAKTGMSPVDLQKVSELGVALNNAAIEDKPDDLVINTHVCRGNYHSTYAFEGGYDPIAPYLFAHEDVDAFYLEFDTPRAGGFEPLKYVAPGKKVVLGLVTTKAAELENEDVIVERIREAAKYVPLENLYLSPQCGFASCEIGNKLTEDEQWAKIALVKRIAERVWK from the coding sequence ATGAGCACCTTGATTCAACCGAGCGCGCCGTTTCGCGCCGATATCGTCGGCAGCTTTCTTCGTCCCCAGGCTGTTAAGGATGCACGTGCCGCCTATGCCGCGGGCACGCTCGACGCCGCCGGCCTTAAGGCCGTCGAGGATGAGGCCATTTGCGATTTGGTGGCCAAGCAGAAGGCAGCCGGCTTACAGGTAATTACCGATGGCGAATACCGCCGCAGCTACTGGCACCTCGATTTTATGTGGGGCCTTAACGGCATTGAGCGCCGCACCTCACGCACGGGTTATATGTTCCATGACGAGGAGACGACGGCCGACACCGCTGTGGTTACCGGTCCCATTAGCGGCGAGAACCACCCGTTCGTCGAGCATTTTAAGTTTGTCAAGGCGCTTGAGGGGGAGGGCCAGGTCGCGCGTCAAACCATTCCGGCGCCGATCCAGACGTTCTCGGAGGTTACGCTCGACCGCTGCGATGGACAGCAGGAGAGTCTGCGCGCCGTCTACAAGACCGATGAGGAACTTGCCGACGCCATTGCAGCCGCTTATCGCACGGTGATCGCCGACCTGTACGCAGCAGGCTGCCGCAACATCCAGTTTGATGACTGCACCTGGGGCATCTACTGCGATACTGATTTTGTCGCCAAAACCGGCATGAGTCCGGTCGACCTGCAAAAGGTAAGCGAGTTGGGCGTGGCGCTCAACAACGCCGCCATCGAGGACAAGCCCGACGATCTGGTCATCAACACGCATGTATGCCGCGGCAACTATCACTCCACGTATGCCTTCGAGGGTGGTTACGATCCCATTGCACCGTACCTGTTTGCGCACGAGGATGTCGACGCGTTCTACCTTGAGTTCGATACGCCGCGCGCCGGTGGCTTTGAGCCGCTCAAGTATGTTGCTCCCGGCAAGAAGGTCGTGCTGGGCCTGGTGACCACCAAGGCCGCTGAGCTCGAGAACGAGGATGTTATTGTCGAGCGCATCCGCGAGGCCGCAAAGTACGTGCCGCTCGAGAACCTGTACCTGTCGCCGCAGTGCGGCTTTGCCAGCTGCGAGATTGGCAACAAGCTGACTGAGGACGAGCAATGGGCAAAAATCGCGCTGGTTAAGCGCATTGCCGAGCGCGTTTGGAAATAG